From Fibrobacter sp. UWEL, a single genomic window includes:
- the recQ gene encoding DNA helicase RecQ, whose protein sequence is MNELYPTALKKLKEYFGFSDFRPKQKEVILQILDQKDTLALMPTGGGKSICYQIPALVFDGCAVVVSPLIALMKDQVDSLKENGIPAAALNSGLSSEEAAEIRRAFCEGKLKLLYISPERLTFEMDHLLPQGCISMFAIDEAHCISQWGHDFRPEYTQLFKLREKFPSVPMLALTATADAITREDILKQLSIPAENLIQDSFDRKNLSLTVKCNYTKKSKLGEITDFIRDRRKEAGIIYCLSRKSTETVAEELSKVGIHAEAYHAGMSPEDRARVQDNFLFDRTRVICATIAFGMGIDKSNIRYVIHYNTPKNMEGYYQEIGRAGRDGLPADTLMFYSDGDVVQLAKFAKECPDAAQRNLQLEKLNRIQHYATSLICRRRILLGYFGEIMESDCGNCDVCRHPPRRFDGTILAQKALSAIARTHETENAAMIIDILRGSNRFEIITKKYDQLKTFGVGITTPAEKWKSYIQQMIHLGCLTMSYTDQKTLRITDFGRQVLFGEKKIELAQVLDEMVAPKERRSLDRRGLQKTSSEPTHVRLSAKEELEGSDATLFEALRIHRRNLADHAGVPPYVIFSDKVLLEIVHRRPTCLTELAEVPGIGQMKLSKYGKEFLDVINEN, encoded by the coding sequence ATGAACGAACTGTACCCCACCGCCCTCAAGAAGCTGAAAGAGTATTTCGGGTTTAGCGATTTCCGCCCGAAACAGAAGGAAGTAATCCTCCAGATTCTAGACCAAAAGGATACCCTGGCGCTAATGCCTACAGGGGGCGGCAAGTCCATATGCTACCAGATTCCAGCGCTTGTATTTGACGGGTGCGCCGTGGTGGTTTCGCCCCTGATCGCCTTGATGAAAGATCAGGTGGATTCCCTGAAGGAAAACGGAATCCCGGCGGCGGCATTGAACAGCGGTTTATCCTCAGAGGAAGCGGCAGAAATCCGTAGGGCATTTTGCGAAGGGAAACTGAAACTGCTCTACATCTCTCCGGAACGTTTGACTTTCGAAATGGACCATCTTTTGCCTCAGGGTTGCATCTCCATGTTCGCTATTGACGAGGCCCACTGTATTTCCCAGTGGGGTCACGATTTCCGCCCGGAATACACCCAGCTGTTTAAACTGAGGGAGAAATTTCCCAGCGTACCCATGCTAGCCCTGACGGCAACTGCGGACGCCATTACCCGCGAAGACATCCTGAAGCAGCTTTCCATACCTGCAGAAAACCTGATCCAGGACAGCTTCGACCGCAAGAACCTATCCCTGACAGTCAAATGCAACTACACGAAAAAGAGCAAGCTGGGCGAAATAACGGACTTCATCCGAGATCGCCGTAAGGAAGCGGGCATTATTTACTGTCTCTCCCGAAAGTCCACGGAGACGGTAGCGGAAGAGTTGTCCAAAGTGGGTATCCATGCGGAAGCTTATCACGCCGGCATGAGCCCCGAGGATCGAGCCCGCGTTCAGGACAATTTCCTGTTTGACCGCACCCGAGTCATCTGCGCCACCATTGCGTTTGGCATGGGAATCGACAAAAGCAATATTCGTTACGTGATTCACTATAACACCCCGAAAAATATGGAGGGTTACTACCAGGAAATCGGGCGTGCAGGTCGCGATGGCTTGCCGGCGGACACCCTTATGTTTTATTCCGACGGGGACGTGGTACAGCTGGCAAAATTCGCCAAGGAGTGTCCCGACGCCGCCCAACGAAACCTCCAGCTAGAAAAGTTGAATCGCATCCAGCATTACGCCACCAGTCTCATCTGCAGGAGGCGAATCCTTCTGGGGTATTTCGGCGAGATTATGGAAAGCGATTGCGGAAACTGCGATGTCTGCAGGCACCCGCCCCGACGATTCGACGGAACCATCCTGGCGCAAAAGGCGTTGAGCGCCATCGCCCGAACCCACGAGACGGAAAACGCCGCCATGATCATTGACATCCTGCGGGGTTCCAACCGTTTCGAAATCATCACTAAAAAATACGACCAGCTGAAAACCTTTGGTGTGGGGATTACCACCCCTGCCGAGAAATGGAAATCCTACATCCAGCAAATGATTCACCTGGGTTGCCTCACCATGAGCTATACGGACCAGAAGACCTTGCGTATTACAGATTTCGGAAGGCAAGTCCTTTTCGGCGAAAAGAAGATTGAACTGGCCCAAGTCTTAGACGAAATGGTGGCCCCCAAGGAAAGACGCAGTCTGGATCGTCGCGGATTACAAAAGACGTCTAGCGAACCCACCCACGTTCGTCTGAGCGCCAAGGAGGAACTGGAAGGCAGCGACGCCACCCTCTTCGAAGCCCTCCGAATACACCGCCGGAATCTGGCGGACCACGCGGGAGTGCCGCCCTATGTAATCTTCAGCGACAAGGTGCTGCTGGAAATTGTCCACAGGCGTCCCACCTGCCTTACAGAACTTGCGGAAGTGCCCGGCATCGGCCAGATGAAGCTCAGTAAATACGGCAAGGAATTTCTGGACGTGATTAACGAAAATTAA
- a CDS encoding DUF748 domain-containing protein, protein MKKRYIVLIVLGALIALLITAIKVAPSIARNYIEGHAQELIGRDIKVADISFSLTSFTLSIDSLMVYEQDGKTPFVGFDAFRINLDPTRLLAKEINVSEIYLRGLYAQVIQNGDQFNFTDILQKLAAADTSAQDSAAQDSTAIEAVPAQDSVVAQGDSAKTDTLNISNSVSQALHGLNLAIDNITIEKSNIIYKDQKVGSKFKLVDFSLLIPAIYFSNKDTDIGLTLKFADGGDLDVKLLFNMETSNFNVIVGLHNFSLAVANPYLKDFLTYKDFGGMLDVDLDVAGNVNAPIASDVKGTVSLSDIVLTETSGKTISLNKINVGVAKANINDMDIKVDSVVVDGVNAHFDMFKKGNNFATLLKSNSNATFESDSASAAVDMTDSITVADAPVDTSAAAQAAAKAAAKEEAKEEAKKEAKEPAKPLKFVLNKLLVKNTNFTANDMTLKKPFSFTVSNITVTGNNINFNTPCAVNVGANFPDGGSLSVKYKGALSDMSTMDAYVSVKNLALKHFTPYSHHFTGYPISAGTLAFASDNKINKYDLDSKNTIDIYNINVGDKDPNTDPEFTVPMKIGLYILKDKDDKIQFDIPVKGNLQDPEFSYGKIIWKTVMNLLIKVAVSPLKLVGNLANSGAGALGINTGKNDEVLIDPMNVSFESEQFEKAGKMVQAVTADPKLKMVFVQSFNMKKTVDAFRTRKLKTEYYKAKNNKTALNELDEREIIAIDDKDSLFTAYAKEHSKDLNRSALEKEIFAMADKRNQEMLKVLQQQKGVTKKNLQVITAPRKDLVNYRGKPAYKVQLDVQ, encoded by the coding sequence ATGAAGAAGCGTTATATAGTCCTGATTGTCCTAGGGGCACTTATCGCCCTGCTGATTACCGCCATCAAGGTGGCACCCTCCATCGCCCGAAACTATATCGAAGGGCACGCCCAGGAACTGATAGGTCGCGACATCAAGGTTGCCGACATCAGCTTCAGCCTTACTTCCTTTACCCTGTCCATCGACTCTCTCATGGTTTATGAACAGGACGGCAAGACGCCTTTTGTAGGCTTTGACGCCTTCAGGATCAACCTGGATCCCACACGCCTCCTGGCCAAGGAAATCAACGTCAGCGAAATCTACCTGAGAGGTCTTTACGCCCAGGTGATTCAGAACGGGGACCAGTTCAACTTCACAGATATTCTGCAGAAGCTCGCTGCGGCAGACACCAGCGCCCAGGACTCCGCCGCTCAAGATTCCACCGCTATCGAAGCTGTTCCCGCTCAGGACTCCGTCGTGGCCCAGGGTGATTCCGCCAAGACGGACACCTTGAACATCAGCAATAGCGTCTCTCAGGCACTGCACGGTCTAAACCTTGCCATTGATAACATTACCATCGAAAAGAGCAACATCATCTATAAGGACCAGAAGGTGGGTTCCAAGTTCAAGCTGGTGGACTTCTCCCTGCTGATTCCCGCCATCTATTTCAGCAACAAGGATACGGACATTGGCCTTACCCTGAAGTTTGCCGATGGCGGCGACCTGGATGTGAAACTGCTCTTCAATATGGAAACCTCCAACTTCAACGTGATTGTGGGCCTCCACAACTTCAGTCTGGCGGTAGCAAATCCCTACCTGAAGGATTTCCTGACCTATAAGGACTTCGGCGGCATGCTGGATGTAGATCTGGATGTGGCCGGTAACGTGAACGCCCCCATCGCTTCCGACGTGAAGGGAACCGTTTCCTTAAGCGATATCGTGCTTACGGAAACCTCCGGCAAGACCATTAGCCTGAACAAGATTAACGTAGGCGTCGCCAAGGCAAATATCAACGACATGGACATTAAGGTGGATTCTGTCGTAGTAGACGGTGTCAACGCACACTTCGACATGTTCAAGAAGGGCAACAACTTTGCCACCCTGCTCAAGAGCAATTCCAACGCCACCTTCGAAAGCGATTCCGCCAGCGCCGCTGTGGACATGACCGACTCCATCACCGTGGCAGACGCCCCCGTGGACACCTCTGCAGCAGCCCAGGCAGCAGCTAAAGCCGCCGCTAAGGAAGAAGCTAAGGAAGAAGCCAAGAAGGAAGCCAAGGAACCCGCAAAGCCCCTGAAATTTGTGCTGAACAAGTTGCTGGTCAAGAACACCAACTTTACTGCCAACGACATGACCCTGAAGAAGCCCTTCAGCTTTACCGTCAGCAACATTACCGTCACCGGCAACAACATTAACTTCAACACCCCCTGCGCCGTGAACGTAGGAGCAAACTTCCCCGATGGCGGCAGCTTGAGCGTCAAGTACAAGGGCGCCCTCTCCGACATGAGCACCATGGACGCCTACGTCAGCGTCAAGAACCTGGCCCTGAAGCATTTCACCCCCTATAGCCACCACTTTACGGGCTATCCCATCAGCGCAGGCACCCTGGCCTTTGCCAGCGACAACAAAATCAACAAGTACGATCTGGACAGCAAGAACACCATCGACATCTACAACATCAACGTCGGCGACAAGGATCCCAATACGGATCCGGAATTCACCGTCCCCATGAAGATTGGCCTGTACATCTTAAAGGATAAGGACGACAAGATCCAATTCGATATCCCCGTGAAGGGTAACCTCCAGGATCCGGAATTTTCCTACGGAAAGATCATCTGGAAGACCGTCATGAACCTGCTGATCAAGGTGGCCGTGTCTCCCCTGAAGTTGGTAGGCAACCTGGCGAACTCCGGTGCAGGCGCTCTTGGCATTAACACTGGCAAGAACGACGAAGTCCTTATTGATCCCATGAACGTCAGCTTCGAAAGTGAACAGTTCGAGAAGGCCGGCAAGATGGTCCAGGCAGTCACTGCCGACCCGAAATTGAAGATGGTATTCGTCCAGAGCTTCAACATGAAGAAGACTGTGGACGCCTTCCGCACCCGCAAGCTGAAGACGGAATACTACAAGGCAAAGAACAACAAGACCGCCCTGAACGAACTGGATGAACGCGAAATCATCGCCATCGACGATAAGGACAGCCTGTTCACCGCCTACGCCAAGGAACATTCCAAGGACCTGAACCGTTCCGCTCTGGAAAAGGAAATCTTCGCCATGGCCGACAAGCGCAACCAGGAAATGCTGAAGGTTCTCCAGCAGCAGAAGGGTGTTACCAAGAAGAACCTGCAGGTCATTACCGCTCCCCGCAAGGACCTGGTGAACTACAGAGGCAAGCCGGCCTACAAGGTCCAGCTGGACGTTCAATAA
- a CDS encoding sugar nucleotidyltransferase, with protein MKIVLPVAGNGLRLRPYTENVPKCLLPVAGKTILDWIVEDSLFLKPSETVFITGYKAEVVDDFLETRKDWGKTRTVVQSNPQGLGEAISLALPYVEDGEPLLIILGDTLFEADLTVLENAQDNILYTYKVEDPRRFGVAVTDSTGRIERLVEKPQEFVSDEAIVGIYYIKDTKVLKESLKYLMDNNIRTKNEFQLTDALEMMIQKGCKFRTAPVTKWLDCGLAETLLETNAIVLNRNDNSAEASFEGCEIIAPCYIGKDVQLSNCKIGPNVSIGDGCIIENSSLQDVVVWDGIKISDKKLDNVIIHE; from the coding sequence ATGAAGATTGTTTTGCCTGTTGCCGGTAACGGATTGCGCCTCCGTCCTTATACGGAGAATGTTCCCAAGTGCTTGCTTCCTGTTGCCGGAAAGACAATTTTGGATTGGATCGTCGAAGATTCCTTGTTCCTGAAGCCTTCCGAAACCGTGTTCATTACGGGTTATAAGGCAGAAGTTGTAGACGACTTTTTGGAAACTCGCAAGGACTGGGGCAAGACCCGCACGGTGGTGCAGTCCAATCCTCAGGGCTTGGGTGAAGCTATTAGCCTGGCTCTCCCGTATGTGGAAGACGGCGAACCGCTCCTGATTATTTTGGGCGATACCCTTTTCGAAGCGGACCTTACCGTTCTGGAAAATGCTCAGGACAATATCCTCTACACTTACAAGGTGGAAGATCCCCGCCGTTTCGGAGTGGCAGTTACCGACTCTACCGGCCGCATTGAACGCCTGGTGGAAAAGCCTCAGGAATTCGTTTCCGACGAAGCTATCGTGGGCATCTACTACATCAAGGATACCAAGGTCCTGAAGGAATCCCTGAAGTACCTCATGGATAATAACATCCGTACCAAGAACGAATTCCAGCTGACCGACGCCCTCGAGATGATGATCCAGAAGGGTTGCAAGTTCCGTACCGCTCCTGTGACCAAGTGGCTGGATTGCGGCCTTGCCGAGACCTTGCTGGAAACCAACGCCATCGTGCTGAATCGTAACGACAACTCTGCCGAAGCTAGCTTTGAAGGCTGCGAAATTATCGCTCCCTGCTACATCGGTAAGGACGTGCAGCTCTCCAATTGCAAGATTGGTCCCAATGTCTCTATTGGCGACGGCTGCATTATCGAGAACAGCTCCCTGCAGGATGTGGTGGTCTGGGACGGCATTAAGATTTCCGACAAGAAATTGGATAACGTCATTATTCACGAATAG
- a CDS encoding tyrosine recombinase, whose product MSLNSNRLDAFLAYLGVERNLSPMTIQSYQEDLRHFVGWLDEQALDLKDLTPEKLDEFLTVAAGKVTSGNGKSEGRSDDQIEYAATSIARHFSSLRGFLKYMQNQGEYDFSTESMLATPRLGHYLPQYLTREEVDSVFESAAHGKNPLRDTALFELMYSAGLRISETLGIKLAQLDLDNEWLTPIGKGNKQRLIPLGSKAKENLKEWIERGRPLTHPSTDNVILNSRGKPMSRMGAWKIVQQHTLHLTKQVSPHTFRHSFATHCLEAGMDLRVLQELLGHADISTTQIYTHVDKEFIKQEHRQFHPRELGGKK is encoded by the coding sequence ATGAGCCTAAATTCCAACCGTCTTGACGCCTTTCTGGCATACCTTGGAGTGGAGCGAAACCTCTCCCCCATGACCATCCAGAGCTATCAGGAAGACCTGCGACATTTCGTAGGCTGGCTGGACGAGCAGGCACTGGACTTGAAGGATTTGACTCCGGAAAAATTGGATGAATTCTTGACAGTTGCCGCTGGCAAGGTAACTAGCGGGAACGGCAAGTCAGAGGGGCGCAGCGACGACCAAATTGAATACGCAGCCACAAGCATCGCAAGGCACTTCTCCAGCCTCCGCGGGTTCCTCAAGTACATGCAGAACCAGGGTGAGTACGACTTCAGCACCGAAAGCATGCTGGCAACGCCACGCCTTGGGCATTACCTGCCCCAGTACCTCACGCGGGAAGAAGTGGACAGTGTATTTGAGAGCGCCGCCCACGGCAAGAACCCACTGCGCGACACAGCCCTCTTTGAATTAATGTACAGCGCAGGCCTCCGAATTTCTGAGACATTAGGAATCAAGCTAGCCCAGCTGGATCTGGACAACGAATGGCTGACACCCATAGGCAAGGGCAACAAGCAGCGTTTGATTCCTCTGGGAAGCAAGGCCAAGGAAAACCTTAAGGAATGGATTGAGCGTGGTCGCCCCCTCACCCACCCGAGTACAGACAACGTAATTCTAAATTCTCGCGGCAAGCCCATGAGCCGTATGGGTGCCTGGAAGATTGTGCAGCAACATACCCTGCACCTGACAAAGCAGGTTTCGCCCCATACCTTCCGCCATAGTTTCGCCACCCACTGCCTGGAAGCAGGCATGGACCTTCGCGTACTGCAGGAACTGCTTGGCCACGCCGACATCAGCACCACCCAGATCTACACCCACGTAGACAAGGAATTTATCAAGCAGGAACACCGCCAATTCCATCCTCGAGAACTAGGCGGAAAGAAATAA
- the leuB gene encoding 3-isopropylmalate dehydrogenase has translation MSKNYKIAVLPGDGIGPEVMKEAVRVLDVVSKKFGFDVNAEWANVGGAAYDESGSPLPESTLKLGEASDCILFGSVGGPKWEHLPPNLQPERGALLPLRKHFKLFCNLRPARVYKELAGACPLRSDIVGDGFNILTVRELTGDVYFGQPKGREGVPGSKEEIGFDTMKYSRYEVERIARFAFDAAMLRNKKVASIDKANVLTTSVLWREVVNEVIKDYPELTLEHLYVDNAAMQLLKRPRDFDVMLCPNLFGDILTDECAMLTGSMGLLPSASIAEGSFGLYEPAGGSAPDIAGKGIANPLAQILSTALMLRYTFKEEEAARAIEAACEKVISQGYRTGDIYQEGCTKVGTTGMGDAIIAALK, from the coding sequence ATGAGCAAGAATTACAAGATTGCAGTTCTCCCGGGCGACGGTATCGGTCCGGAAGTGATGAAGGAAGCTGTCCGCGTTCTGGACGTTGTTTCCAAGAAGTTCGGTTTCGACGTGAACGCAGAATGGGCCAACGTTGGTGGCGCTGCTTACGACGAAAGCGGTTCTCCGCTGCCGGAATCCACCCTCAAGCTGGGTGAAGCTTCTGACTGTATTCTTTTCGGTTCTGTGGGCGGCCCCAAGTGGGAACACCTGCCTCCTAACCTGCAGCCGGAACGTGGTGCTCTACTCCCCCTCCGTAAGCACTTCAAGCTTTTCTGCAACCTCCGCCCGGCTCGCGTCTATAAGGAACTTGCTGGCGCTTGCCCGCTCCGTTCTGACATCGTCGGTGACGGCTTCAACATCCTTACCGTTCGTGAACTGACTGGTGACGTTTACTTCGGTCAGCCCAAGGGCCGCGAAGGCGTTCCTGGCTCCAAGGAAGAAATCGGTTTCGACACCATGAAGTACAGCCGCTACGAAGTGGAACGTATCGCTCGCTTCGCTTTCGACGCAGCAATGCTCCGCAACAAGAAGGTTGCTTCCATCGATAAGGCTAACGTTCTGACCACTTCCGTTCTGTGGCGCGAAGTTGTGAACGAAGTCATCAAGGACTATCCGGAACTGACTCTCGAACACCTCTACGTTGACAACGCTGCTATGCAGCTCCTGAAGCGCCCCCGCGACTTCGACGTGATGCTCTGCCCGAACCTGTTCGGCGACATCCTGACCGACGAATGCGCAATGCTCACCGGTTCCATGGGTCTCCTCCCCTCCGCTTCTATCGCTGAAGGTTCCTTCGGTCTGTACGAACCGGCAGGTGGTTCCGCTCCGGACATCGCTGGCAAGGGCATCGCTAACCCGCTGGCCCAGATCCTCTCCACCGCTTTGATGCTGCGCTACACCTTCAAGGAAGAAGAAGCTGCACGCGCTATCGAAGCTGCTTGCGAAAAGGTGATTTCTCAGGGCTACCGCACTGGCGATATCTACCAGGAAGGCTGCACCAAGGTCGGTACCACCGGCATGGGCGACGCTATTATTGCTGCTTTGAAGTAA
- a CDS encoding CotH kinase family protein — protein sequence MTRMFLRLVAAVAVCGGLVACGDDGTTSPMESPVTPGYSESSEIVASSDSENNRAETILHSSSSILQNEMSSSAEFHITSSSSLAESSPSFHVESSSSVLLTTSSSSGFLVVSSSSETVVAPSTDPMPNNGIPYIRITVPDSAALNDTDANGESIYSEAVIEIAGNGLYNDVPASAGKVRYRGNSTRLWYPKKPYRIKFSEKTEVLGLAANKDWVLLANYRDQSKFMNAVVFDMARNMGNFKFVNANRFVEVEVNGDYKGIYQLTEPIEQAANRVNIDKTTGVLFNMDKDDGPELNTWDNNNFWSSVYKLPMAVKYPKNVTSDDLQSIQADFAKVEQAIADSDFATFSSLMDVATFIDYLIIQEVTRNVEIEAPRSTYLYKESADGKYAFGPIWDYDGGFGYSWNEDTFQYFSEDSWILSSGNPSKSPYNCVAANMNDWGTCNTTSGNSGGSAGGRGGMNNFGGAGGGFPGGSASSWDGYSESGFFTNLFANEEFLAAYKARWNELKDVLYNYATGELDGYVALCKNALDNDAARWQPKRSYTTDIASLKSWLQKRIANYTSVVAAY from the coding sequence ATGACTAGGATGTTTTTGCGTTTGGTGGCCGCTGTTGCCGTGTGCGGAGGACTGGTTGCTTGTGGTGATGATGGGACGACTTCCCCAATGGAGTCTCCTGTTACACCTGGATATTCCGAAAGTTCCGAAATTGTTGCATCAAGTGATTCTGAAAACAATAGGGCTGAAACAATTCTTCATTCCAGCAGTTCCATCTTGCAAAATGAGATGAGTTCATCAGCGGAATTTCATATCACAAGCTCATCTTCTCTTGCGGAATCAAGTCCCTCATTTCATGTAGAATCTAGTTCTTCTGTGCTCCTGACCACGTCAAGTTCCTCGGGCTTTCTGGTTGTGTCAAGTTCCTCGGAAACAGTGGTCGCGCCGTCCACCGATCCCATGCCCAACAACGGCATTCCATACATCCGCATTACGGTTCCCGATAGCGCGGCCCTGAACGATACGGATGCAAATGGAGAATCTATTTATAGTGAGGCTGTCATCGAAATTGCGGGCAACGGCCTGTATAATGATGTGCCGGCCTCGGCGGGGAAGGTGCGCTACCGCGGAAATTCCACTCGCCTTTGGTATCCCAAGAAGCCCTATCGAATTAAGTTCAGCGAAAAGACGGAAGTGCTGGGCTTGGCTGCAAATAAGGACTGGGTTCTGCTGGCCAATTACCGCGATCAAAGCAAGTTCATGAACGCAGTGGTTTTCGACATGGCCCGCAACATGGGCAATTTCAAGTTTGTCAATGCCAACCGTTTTGTAGAAGTTGAAGTGAACGGCGACTACAAGGGGATTTACCAGCTGACAGAACCGATCGAACAGGCTGCAAACCGCGTCAACATTGACAAGACCACCGGCGTGCTGTTCAATATGGACAAGGATGACGGTCCGGAATTGAATACCTGGGACAATAACAATTTCTGGAGCAGCGTCTATAAGTTGCCTATGGCGGTGAAGTACCCGAAGAACGTGACGTCCGACGATTTGCAATCCATCCAGGCGGACTTCGCCAAGGTGGAACAGGCTATTGCCGATAGCGACTTCGCGACCTTCTCGTCCCTCATGGATGTGGCAACCTTCATCGATTACCTGATTATTCAGGAAGTGACCCGCAACGTGGAAATTGAAGCACCCCGCAGTACTTATCTGTACAAGGAAAGTGCCGATGGCAAGTATGCTTTCGGTCCCATCTGGGATTACGACGGCGGTTTCGGCTACAGCTGGAACGAAGATACGTTCCAGTATTTCAGCGAGGATTCCTGGATTCTCAGCAGTGGCAATCCCAGCAAGAGCCCTTACAACTGCGTCGCCGCCAATATGAACGACTGGGGAACCTGCAATACCACTAGCGGGAATTCTGGTGGAAGTGCGGGTGGCCGCGGCGGAATGAACAACTTCGGTGGTGCTGGCGGAGGTTTCCCTGGTGGTTCAGCTTCCTCTTGGGACGGCTACAGCGAAAGCGGTTTCTTCACCAACCTCTTTGCAAACGAAGAATTTCTTGCCGCCTATAAGGCCCGCTGGAACGAACTGAAGGACGTCCTCTACAATTACGCTACTGGCGAACTGGATGGCTATGTGGCTCTTTGCAAAAATGCTCTGGACAATGATGCCGCCCGCTGGCAGCCCAAGCGCAGCTACACTACGGACATTGCAAGTCTCAAGAGCTGGCTGCAGAAAAGAATCGCCAACTACACAAGCGTAGTCGCCGCATATTAA